From the genome of Lytechinus pictus isolate F3 Inbred chromosome 4, Lp3.0, whole genome shotgun sequence:
CCATAAAGACCTACAATTGTGGTAACTTTGTCAACTATCATGGAAAccttcattttgattggctgataagccCTGTGACCAAGGTAgaaccatggtagttaccataattctagcatacatgtagttaaaatAATTGTAAGTAATAGGCAATAGGACCTAGATTTaccactatacagtgcgtcacagaaaaaaagaaaaccaggATTCCCAcaccttttccttccttcatttacataatcatataattcatttattcctCTGCATTTTGATACCGAATATGTGACGAACACGGCTTCACACATTAATGAGCTAGatgagtttgaaattttaacgtcaaaatcaggttgcgcagaaaaattgAACAAGATTGGTTCTTGATACAACAACCGTGCTTAATTCGACGATTGGCTCTTcagcatttcttttgtactcTTCAAGTTTCCCTCTCTAATCCCTGAcatgagagtggattcagattaaCTGTCAGTTTCTGAGCCAATCGTTTCTGATaggcctcaatatttattgttagtAATCTGCCATGCATGAATAATTTGCTAAACTGTTGACCAATGAAAGACGAGATTCTACTCTCACCATAGGTATCAAATTCATAGTAAAGACATGTTTGTGAAATCTATCACTGAACACAGGTTTCctttttgtgggatgcactgtatgtGTGAACTAAATCATAGTTTGAAATTTCCAATTGATTGTAAATTTTTGTGTACCAGGGTCCGGAACTGTATCACATTCACATCCGCATCATGATCTGTTTTGATATTTAGTCTATGAGTGCAGTGATCagtatctgtttattttaatGTCCTAGGGTTGTGTAAGAGCATGGATTGGATCCATGGTACTGAGACTGTAGATTTGGGATGTAGGGATACATGTTAGTGTTATACAAAAAGGCCTACTAATTCTGTTGCTTTTTTTCCAATAAGagcaattacatgtacagtagtcaCAAATTGATGACCTTGtcaaggatttaaaattaaaaaagtctGAAAATAGCAGCTAATCTCAAAGTATGTCTTTCAAAAAATCAagatggcaaaaagaagctgctgaaaactgttatctaataaaagagagccaatggagtaaattagaaagtcaaaaaggggcctaagctttcgaccCTAGCAGAATCTTCATCGGAGGCAAAATGGGTCAATTGGGTCACCAATTGAGAAGgtatccccacccccccccccccatattacACAGGTGCAACCTACTGGATGAGTCTATTCCCTTCCCCATTCCAAGTATACATATGTTCTACATTAACATCAAGGTGTTAAAAATTGTTGTTGGCTCAATGGTAGAGTGCCCATCTCATGAATGGGAGCCACGGGTTCAATCCCTTGTCAAGTCATACCAAACTTGACCAAAGACTTTTGAATATGTGATCTTCCGCCTTCCTGCAATGTGCTcggcatttagattggagaagggtaatagtAATATACCATGTTTACGCCGGGCCCACTCTTAGAGAAGTTTcataactgaagtggctaccctatAGGCTCGGTAGAtaaaacattatcattatctaaATTACAACTATATTACATTATCTATATTATAACATCTAATGTATTATGCGAACCCTTTATGTCAACAGGGATATGATTAATTAATAGGGGTATCATGAACCAACAGATATCCATGATTAAACACCCCCTATTCTGGCGGATAAAGGTGAATGTGATCTTGTTTACAGTTATAGTTTCAAGTGacacaatttttgaaatagttCACCTGATTTCATTTGTGCGAATCTCCTGTTTTTGTTATTGTCtcatttttaaaagtatttattGAGAAATACATCAACTTACAAACATCATCAGAACCACTCCTGATAAGACTTTAGGAAATAATTACTACACGTAAACTGCCCTTTCATATTGGTATTTTGTCTACACACAACTTTATCTCTTCTATATCTGATAGGCAATGGCTCTGTTTTGGTGGCAAAtgttaattcattaattatgctcaTTGGCTTAATACTTGGTTCCAGCAAAAAACAAGATCATAACATCTTTAATACAAAACACTGTGTATAACAAGAAAACATTCTAGGAAAATAAAGTTAAGACAGTGAAAGAATGTTAGTAATAGtaccgaggggggggggggtggggacaCACCAATCATAATCATACATGGACTTTCAAAATGTACCCTAAACAAGAAATCACCAGTTGATCTTCaaatacccttaacaagtattttgtcatattttcccATCCACAATAATATTCAAATGTTTCAATATGATGGTCAGATCAGGCTGTTGAAAAGTATACTCCTTTTTGCTAGTCCCCTTGTAATGACAATGGCCTCACCCCTGCAAAAGTATGACCTTTGACGagatgttcatgtacatgtatccagCTCTGtgtatgataattatgatgggTAATGTTACTGTTTTGGCGACGCATTCCGGTACTCTATTCTATTTGCGAATCATTTTCTATAATCATTCTTATGTTGTTATTCTTGGTTTCCCTTTTGTCAAGCCGTAGAGGCTTTTTGGGatacctttttctttcattatttttttttaatctcatcttaatgtttcatgattatatttgtatatttatgttcaaatgtatgatatttgtatgtttttacatgtatatattattggaattcaattcaatgtacacatgtacatgtagatgaccacagtcacttttttttctaaaaattgatACGATCACACTGCATACAGTGTAATGGGCATTTCTGAACAGAAAGATGCCTGGCATACATGAAGACCCTTCATGAAATATCAATTCTGAGAATATCAACAACTAGAAAGTAGGAACCATCTATTCTAcactgtaaattttttttagcacttacagtgcttgtacaGTATAGTGACTGAACAAATGTacaagtgctgattttctagattaaatttgaactagaaatttatcctcattgtgCTGcatcaacccaggtgaggtaaatgggtaccccgcaggattaattccttgaatgcactgagcgctgaaaggcagctcgagctaaagccggggtaataataataataccaaaatGCGCCTCGGAAAggttatttctagatagatggcgctatataaatgcctattataaTCATTAACTACATTgtagaaaatcagcacttgtagtgcagtcactatacaagcactgtataagtgctaaattagcacttcattttttacagtgtaacctGTAAAAAGTGCTATTCTAACCCTTACCTtaaacttttttcaaaatgatttctaAGAGCAATCACAGAATTAAATATCAGAGCTTTAGCTTCCATCACTCAGCATCCAacatttgtcaattttttgataCTCTACTTGGACAGAATACTAGGATTTCACCTTTCAGATGCCAAGCTGAAATAATATCATCTATTGTCTATTAGAAATTCTGTGAAATTCATCTTTGCATGATATGAAATCAACCACAACCCTGTCATCTtatgccattttttttattccatttgatGAATCAaccctctcttcttcttcttctcctagGTAACACATTGAAGAGAGAATTGGAAGGGATCAATCCGATCATTCAGATTTTGGCAAGGTACTATCTGCAGATTAAACAACCAACACCACAAGTTCCTCATCCACGTCTCTAATGGACAAATAGTAACAAGATTGGCAGAAAGAAACAAGAGCTCTCATTATTCTAGCTTGGCAACGCACATGCAAGTTGATGGGACTACACGAGATCAATTAGCACCATACCATCGAGAACTGGGGTAATGCTGTCAGTATGCCAGAAGAGGTTGGGATATCATTTTGTTGATGAAAATGTCATGGATACATATATTTGGATAATCAACAGTCCGTGTGTCTCCATTTGATGAAATGTGATGGCCAATGGGTGACTACGACATCAGATTTCCATAAGGTCTATTCTTAACATCAGCTTCTTGACAAAGAGGGCGATTCATGAGCATAAAATAAGGAGTCTATTCATTGAACTTCATGAAAATCATCTGGATCGATTAATGCAAAACTTCAGTTTGCATAGTGAGCCTCGCTATCTGACATACCAGCCAAAAAGCATTGAGAGATCATTGCACACTCGATGGACATCCTCACTCAGAAAGAGTGCTTCACCACCACCGATCATTTCCAACCAAGTCATCTAATGCCAACTTTATATTTCTAGACCAGAGACTCTTGAGTAAAGCAGCACTGTGACTTGTTTCATACCTCACAGGAAAGTTTACCATACAGCAGGGAGAACTACAGCAGCAATGGAGCTACCGATCGCATCTCTCCTCCTGCTATTCTTTGCCTTTGAAGCGGTTGCAGCGGTCACCTACTGCCCGCCGCTCTGGACGCACTACCAGTTTGACCACGGGATATTCTGCTATCGTTTCTTTGGTAAGCGCGTGAAATGGTCCGAGGCGGAGGTAACGTGCGCAGGGTATTCCTCCTGCAAGGGAGAGGAGCTGGCTCACATTGTTTCCATGACGTCGCCGGAGGAGGAGATGTTCATCACAGAGTTAAGGCAGAGCATCACTGGAATGTTTGGTGGAGGTATGTCCAAATTTCTTCTTATTCATCTTCAATGAAATCTTTTTTTAAGGAATTCATGGTCccaaaattatacatgtatatagcaatTGATGACATAAAACATTTAacaaggggaaagaaaaaataggtGTTGGAAGGTTTCAATATAATTTTGCCTTTAAAagcaaaattttcatgaaatattttttaaaatttgactGTATTTTGTAAGACTTCATATGTTCTAGGCTCGTCTGCCGTTTCTCTACAGTATTCAAAACGGGTCAATTTTTACTGAATGTCAGAAGCAGATATATTGGAaacttaattttgtttgtacCCTGCCAAATGcacaaataatgaatttagtACTCATAATAGCTtggatatgtatatataaacataCAAGATATTTacttatattatttttcactcctttatttctcttccatctttcatcatcaccatcatcatcatcatcataatcaccatcttcaccaccatcatcatcatcaccaccaccaccatcatcatcgtaatcatcaccaccacattcgccatattcatcatcatcaccactacaaTTATCGCCATCATCGTCTATAACACCACCCTGATAACCACCACCACCTTCACCATATTCATCATCACATCACCATATTCATCATcacatcaccaacaccaccttCACcgtattcatcatcatcaccactaccataaTCAACTTCATCACTGCTATTTAACACAATCACCATCTTCTCTCATCACAACTTCCACCATCCTAATTATTTTCATCaccactacccccccccccatcgccatcttcatctttatcatcacaatcatcgtcACTACCAAAACCATCATCACCCCTAATCCTCCTGCAACTATCCTAACCCAGGAGACCCAGGGATGTGGATAGGTCTGTCAGACCGAGGCCACGAGGGCCAGTGGAGCTGGCTGGACAAGTCACCCGTCAACTACACCAACTGGCACAGGGGCGAACCCAGCGACTCCGCCCAAATGGAGAACTGTGCTCGTCAGATTGTCCCCATGATGGGTGTGGCGGTCTGGGTGGATTCTTCGTGCCACGAGAGACATCCCTTTGTGTGTAAGATGCCTGCACAATAATCCCTTAACCAAGATCATCAAGATATCAATTCATAAGATTTCACTTGGAAGCAAATTTATAGGCACTAATATTTATTCCACATTGCATAGTAAgcatgcctacatgtatatccagaGAGGGAAGTACATGTACCCTTGCCTAATCTTGGGATTGTACCAAAGACAATACAAGGGGAAGACCGGACACTTTAGCGATCTTTTTAAACACTCTATTTCGCTCATGGGGAAGGGCGCCCAACAGCATTGAGTAAGTAAACCTTCACACATCGCACGTGactgtgtataaaacatatggggGGAAATGAGAGTGTTTGGGAGAGGGCACAAGGGTGGCACATGTGGATAATTCCACCTTTTCTTTCCAAGAAACCTCTAAGATACATTCAtctctaattaaaaaaaaaaaattgaagaaataaatttctaaaatgtaaaaattgtcTATTTCTACACCCCTATACCATTTCTCTTGTACGTTTTGTACACAACACAAAATGGCAATGCGCAACGGTCTACTTACTAAAAGCTGTAGGGCGCTCTTCCCGAGCGTTTCATTACGCGCTCTATTAAGTGTCCAGTCTTCCCTTAGAAGTGTATTTGATTGTACTCACATATTTCTTatagggtgttgcaagaaacttgcaattgatcgcaagccAAATGTAGGTCCTTCAATCAATCACAAgtcttttaatataaaattgaacatttgcaattgattgatggtctgcttcttgcatgttttgcaattgattgcagaTAATTTCTTGCGACACCCCCTTAGACGAGCCTTTTCAAACTGACTTTTTGTCTGATATTTTGATGGGTGTAATTGTGTCATATTTTGAAGAGTGGGGTCCCTTCttacccccctttttttttgcttgtcagaaaaTTCTGAAGAAAATTATCCTCTTCATGGTGAAAAacttttttcagtttttttttcaatgacattATCATGTCTTCCATGCCCAAAGTACCATACCGATGAactctagtctgcaggcacagaccctgattgaaagtgtgcctccacgcaaagactagcacatacaaaacttgctgtttctaTGAGGGCCTTCGGTaaacaaggcatgagtaggctgcacattcagacccttatgaactcgagtgaagggtttgcactgCAGACTAGATGAATTCTATGCCCTCAGTACAGATTCATGGTCCATGGAGTTTATGACTAACCACATATGAGAAAGACAATCCTAGCGAATTAAATGTttacattattgataaaatgccAAGGAAAATTTGGCAAGAAGAAAATGTCTGAcctgaaaaatcaattttcacctGTAGGGTTTATCTGTTAATGAAAACGTCATGCTGGTCTGGAAATGTGTATTTCAAATTCAACAATGAGAAATGGATGACAAAATGAGTCACTTTTTTCAGAATCATAAGGGGCATCAATGGAGATTAACTTTGTAAAAATGTGCCATCCCTAAGACAAATTcttaatttcataatttatcTAAATACAAATGAATGTTGTCTTATGGAGTGTtgttatgtacattgtacatggtgtttatattttattcaatcattttgtatgtTATAGGCCTCATATTGTAACCAAAAGCCGGGGGGGCATAAATATAAGATAAGTACTGTATGTGCCATAGTTGAGACCCCATTCTTAGCCTAAATTTCAGttccagagcatcaccaattTAGAAAGCCATAGAAATTCCTATTTTTCCCCGTTCCAGTGCCCCTCAAATGTGTGATTCTCATGCCAGTGCGCTACTATAGCCGCTACCTTGTACGATATAATGAGTTCTGGAGACCACCGCTTTTTAATGTGGTCAGTTCCagagcattgcatttttagcaatcgtTGATCCCAGAGTCGTCCCGGAGACCCCCATTTTAAGACCTTGATTTAGTTTCAGAGCCCCATATTTTCGACTTTGGTGTGGCATATAGGTATCATGTTCTTATttgagtagccccccccccccccccggggaccATAAGTACCACAAAAAATCTgtcagatatatcaaattaaaattacaTCCATACAAGAAAATGAGTCACAACACCAAACAGACTAACCGAGTACTGATAACTCTCACTCAATGGTAGCCGTCAATTTATagcaaaataccaaaaataCCAAAACATCACATTGGGATATCTAGTTCACTTCTATTTCACTTCAATCGCTGGTCTCTATCCTTTAATAAAATCTGGAATTACTCAATTGTAACAATTTTTCATCCTGTATTCCTTTGCAACAATTGACGCTAAGGGCATTATCTTCAATTAACTATCCAATGCTCCAAGCACTTTCTACAGCATCTCCCaatctctccccccccccctctctctctgaccccgttctcattacgccttctaaaactagtttactggaaaccgattcaagaaaccagtttggaagatcgatttgctagcgttcccatttgatcacccgaaagtggttttcaaaatcacttcacgtaaatcGATCTTGTTGCTAAGGGAACACtgtcagtggggtgacacgtttcgcacgaaatttgaaactgcagcgtaggcattctacgcagtgtgtggagtagcgcgctcaaaatgtgcgaagatcgcttcctgaagaacggttgtgtcttcaattacgataaaaccagtttaacgaggcaaagcgatcttgaaaactacatcgcgaggtggttttatgaaccggtttggaagatcgctttgaccgttctaattacacgttaaactagtttccaataaactagttttaggaacgtagtgagaatgGTGTTTCTCTCTCTGCTCCCCCACCCCCATAAGAAAATTATCAGGAAACATCAAAACTTTCAAGCCCACATCCCACTTCCCAAAGGGATTATTACAGTTCAAAGACTCCAAGGAACATTGTAAATTGTATTTCTTTCCAGAACTGCAATGAACTCATGGAAGTTCTCTGTACATTGATGCAGGAAATGTGAGAAAAATATAAGATACACGTAAACAACTCTGAAACGGGATGAAATGAATGTGACTTGTATTCTTTCTGACCATACTGTACGTACTGCTGGTCATATTCAAAGTTGAATGTACTGAACTTTGAAATGTAATGTGCATGTGATATCAAGACCAGTGCCTTCAAAGCTTGTTTCATATACTGAGGAGAGTCTGTTTCCTATGATTTGTACTGTCTTGTGAAGAAAGTGTAGCAAATTTACATTTGTCTAAGATTCTGCAACAGCTCTCATATGaagcaggtgggtgtttcataaagctattcgtaagttaagtctgttaagagcaactttaagaacgactggtgatcctttcttatggtatACGTTCATTGGCATGGTTTAATGAGtaagaaagaatcaccagtcattcttaaagtcactcttaacttacaaacagctttatgaaagcCCCCCGGTGGAAAGATAGAAAAATAAGCTATAATGCTTTTCTAAAATGGTCATGATTATAAAACATAACAtaagaattggttaaaaattgcCCTGTCCTAtacacatgtactgtacatgtacatcttggAAGATGCAATTCAGAGGAGTATGGCTTTGGCATTAAAAATCGATTAGCTAGAAAGACTCAGTCATCAACTTTCATTGTGCAATTCAATAGCTACGTACAGGTCCttttatgtgaaacaaataCAAAACATGCATGCAGTTCTTGGGATTTAAGGTAATAAACATGGAAGCCTGTGTGtatcaggaggggggggggggtacctaGCTGTATAACTGTACACACGTGCAACCAGAAAAACGTGTACATCATTATAAGAGGGTAGTTTTGTGGGTCGATACCAGATAGCTAGTGACAGGAATCGGTCAAAAGACTTCTTTTACAAAGAATTGTTATTAATAGATCTTTCGATCTCTGAAATTAACAACAAAACTCTCAGAGTTCAATAGTTGTATTTATATTCTTTCCACAGTATCAATCTTGATTTCCATGCCACAGAATTTCTTACATACAAGCATGGATTACCAGGATTAGGGCTCTACATCAAAAGtttaacccctccccccccctttttttctcagTAGCGACTGACCCCTTTCTCACCAATGACTTACCCCTTAACCTTGTGTATTGTACCATTTCAACATGACCTATCCCCATCTTCATTACCAATACCAATTTACATCTAAAGGCCCCCACACACCTTTACACCACTGGTCCA
Proteins encoded in this window:
- the LOC129258371 gene encoding echinoidin-like yields the protein MELPIASLLLLFFAFEAVAAVTYCPPLWTHYQFDHGIFCYRFFGKRVKWSEAEVTCAGYSSCKGEELAHIVSMTSPEEEMFITELRQSITGMFGGGDPGMWIGLSDRGHEGQWSWLDKSPVNYTNWHRGEPSDSAQMENCARQIVPMMGVAVWVDSSCHERHPFVCKMPAQ